In a genomic window of Arachnia rubra:
- a CDS encoding mechanosensitive ion channel family protein, whose amino-acid sequence MLPADDTATEVALDLLTVLGHAAAGFLIGILVSVVLTIIMRQLARRDENLSFLSRNLRLPQRVILTIFGTGMGVLIASAPTPWQAAPSWRANFQQVFLIVMIFAAAYGVTGIIKTVEDAVIARKRNARETPQFRRIRTQMQVITRVLIGVVWIAAAAGALLTFDQFRAIGASLLASAGLASLVAGLAAQSSLTNIFAGIQIAFTGSLKVGDIVVADENYGTIEEITLTYIVLKGWDERRWIVPSTLFTTKTFENWTREEPKRMGTIEFDLDWLVPVEAMRIELLRLVKTTDLWDGRTAGLQVTDATGGSVRVRAVVSAENSSKLFDLRCLIREQLINWLQTQAVYALPRTRLEPETATAPPQEEREDFVEQVKADWEAEQADEKESQLLPPSDGEHAPEESHQRSGRLGWLKAFRRSLG is encoded by the coding sequence ATGCTGCCCGCCGACGACACCGCTACCGAAGTTGCCCTGGACCTGTTGACGGTCCTCGGACACGCAGCCGCAGGCTTCCTGATCGGCATCCTGGTCTCCGTGGTCCTCACGATCATCATGAGACAACTGGCTAGGCGTGATGAGAACCTGAGCTTCCTCAGTAGGAACCTGCGCCTGCCACAGCGGGTCATTCTGACAATCTTCGGCACTGGCATGGGTGTGCTGATCGCCAGCGCCCCCACCCCGTGGCAGGCCGCTCCATCCTGGCGGGCCAACTTCCAGCAGGTCTTCCTCATCGTGATGATCTTCGCGGCCGCCTACGGAGTGACGGGGATCATCAAGACCGTCGAGGATGCCGTCATCGCCCGCAAGCGAAACGCCCGGGAGACCCCCCAGTTCCGGCGCATCCGGACCCAGATGCAGGTGATCACGAGAGTCCTGATCGGCGTGGTGTGGATCGCCGCCGCCGCTGGGGCCCTCCTCACCTTCGACCAGTTCCGGGCCATCGGGGCCTCGCTGCTGGCATCCGCAGGCCTGGCCTCGCTGGTCGCCGGCCTCGCCGCACAGTCGTCGCTCACGAATATCTTCGCGGGAATCCAGATCGCCTTCACCGGTTCCCTCAAGGTCGGCGACATCGTGGTCGCCGATGAGAACTACGGCACCATCGAGGAGATCACCCTCACCTACATCGTCCTCAAAGGATGGGATGAGCGGCGCTGGATCGTCCCCTCAACGCTTTTCACCACGAAAACCTTCGAGAACTGGACCAGGGAAGAACCCAAACGGATGGGGACCATCGAGTTCGACCTGGACTGGCTGGTCCCCGTGGAGGCGATGCGGATCGAGCTGCTGCGCTTAGTCAAGACCACCGACCTGTGGGACGGCCGCACCGCCGGGCTCCAGGTCACGGACGCCACGGGCGGGTCAGTGCGGGTCCGGGCGGTCGTTTCGGCGGAGAACTCCAGCAAACTCTTCGACCTGCGCTGCCTGATCCGCGAACAGCTGATCAACTGGCTGCAGACTCAGGCGGTCTACGCCCTGCCACGCACCCGCCTGGAGCCAGAGACCGCGACCGCTCCCCCACAGGAGGAACGCGAGGACTTCGTCGAGCAGGTCAAGGCCGACTGGGAGGCGGAGCAGGCCGACGAAAAGGAATCCCAGCTCCTGCCACCCTCTGATGGGGAGCACGCCCCAGAGGAGAGCCATCAACGCTCCGGCCGTCTCGGCTGGTTGAAGGCCTTCCGCCGGAGCCTCGGCTGA
- a CDS encoding glutamine--tRNA ligase/YqeY domain fusion protein, producing the protein MSEPGVPNNFITEAVHRDNAAGTYDGRVQTRFPPEPNGFLHVGHAKAIVVDFGTAKDFDGTCMLRLDDTNPETEEEAFVSSIVEDIEWLGYEPTQIRHASDYFDTLHDWAVQLIEKGLAYVDDQDGETISATRGSFGTPGTDSPFRNRRVEENLDLFARMRAGEFPDGSRVLRAKIDMAHENMQLRDPVMYRIRNITHHRTGEAWSIYPTYDWAHGQSDAIEGVTHSICTLEFESHRPLYDWFLEQLEVASPPRQYEFARLELTHTITSKRRLAKLVTDGVVEGWDDPRMPTIRGLRRRGYPAAAIRAFCREVGTTRTNSRKAIEELESYVRRELNATAQRRMAVTRPLKLVLEDWPTDAEGKPLVEWFEVVNNPENPADGTRQVPFTGELWIEQDDFKEVPPPKYFRLSPGREVRLRGAYLVTAREVVKDANGRVVEVRCSFDPDSRGGTPADGRKVKSTMHWVSAQHALEATVALYDRLFTTEAPGERTGEPLDDLNPESRELLTSAKVEPALGDAAPGEVVQFERLGYFATDDRTPMLFHRTVGLRDEWASIQKRG; encoded by the coding sequence ATGAGCGAACCGGGCGTCCCCAACAACTTCATCACCGAGGCAGTCCACCGCGACAACGCGGCAGGCACCTATGACGGCAGGGTCCAGACCCGGTTCCCACCCGAACCCAACGGCTTCCTGCACGTCGGCCACGCCAAAGCCATCGTCGTCGACTTCGGCACCGCCAAAGACTTCGATGGCACCTGCATGCTCCGCCTCGACGACACCAACCCGGAGACCGAGGAGGAGGCTTTCGTCAGCTCGATCGTCGAAGACATCGAGTGGCTGGGATACGAGCCCACGCAGATCCGGCATGCCTCCGACTACTTCGACACCCTTCATGACTGGGCTGTCCAGCTCATCGAGAAGGGCCTGGCCTATGTCGACGACCAGGACGGCGAGACAATCTCAGCGACCCGGGGGTCCTTCGGCACACCCGGCACAGATTCACCATTCCGCAACCGCAGGGTCGAGGAGAACCTCGACCTGTTCGCGAGGATGCGCGCCGGGGAGTTTCCCGACGGGTCGCGGGTGCTGCGTGCAAAGATCGACATGGCGCACGAGAACATGCAGTTACGTGACCCCGTGATGTACCGCATCCGCAATATCACCCATCACCGCACAGGCGAGGCCTGGTCTATCTACCCCACCTATGACTGGGCACACGGCCAGTCCGACGCCATCGAGGGCGTCACCCACTCGATCTGCACCCTCGAGTTCGAGTCACACCGCCCCCTCTACGACTGGTTCCTGGAGCAGCTGGAGGTTGCTTCTCCCCCACGCCAGTACGAGTTCGCCCGCCTAGAGCTGACCCACACCATCACCTCCAAGCGACGCTTGGCGAAGCTGGTCACGGACGGCGTCGTGGAAGGCTGGGACGATCCGCGCATGCCCACCATCCGGGGACTACGGCGCCGTGGTTATCCGGCCGCGGCCATCCGGGCCTTCTGCCGCGAGGTCGGCACCACCCGCACCAACTCCCGCAAGGCCATCGAGGAGCTAGAAAGCTACGTGCGCCGCGAGCTGAACGCTACGGCGCAGCGGCGCATGGCCGTCACCCGGCCTTTGAAGCTGGTCCTTGAAGACTGGCCCACCGACGCCGAAGGCAAACCCCTAGTCGAGTGGTTCGAGGTGGTCAATAACCCGGAGAATCCGGCCGACGGGACACGCCAGGTCCCATTCACCGGGGAGCTGTGGATCGAACAGGACGACTTCAAGGAGGTGCCGCCCCCGAAGTATTTCCGTCTCTCTCCCGGCCGCGAGGTGAGGCTGCGGGGCGCCTATCTGGTGACCGCACGTGAGGTGGTCAAAGACGCGAACGGGCGGGTCGTTGAGGTTCGTTGCAGCTTCGACCCCGACTCGCGCGGCGGCACCCCCGCCGACGGCCGTAAGGTGAAGTCGACGATGCACTGGGTGTCAGCCCAGCATGCCCTGGAGGCCACCGTCGCCCTGTACGACCGGCTGTTCACGACCGAGGCCCCCGGCGAACGCACCGGGGAGCCCCTGGACGACCTCAACCCCGAATCCCGCGAGCTCCTGACCAGCGCGAAGGTGGAACCCGCCCTCGGCGATGCCGCCCCGGGCGAGGTGGTGCAATTCGAGCGGCTCGGCTATTTCGCCACCGACGACCGGACCCCAATGCTGTTCCACCGGACCGTTGGCCTGCGGGACGAGTGGGCCAGCATACAGAAACGAGGCTGA
- a CDS encoding DUF4112 domain-containing protein: protein MPRRKTDRSRALAASETLPETTEGPSPVSRHFTFWLDDVFRVPGTGIRFGFDPLLTFFPAAGNVVATALGGVVILDAVRLRTPIPVLLRMLGNYAINWLLGSVPLIGSFFDALWRSNVKNLALLRRTIENREQVRRASISYWLVALALVLGVTALLLIIPVVLLFWFFNLWLGR, encoded by the coding sequence ATGCCCCGCCGTAAAACCGATCGCTCACGAGCGCTGGCGGCCTCGGAGACCCTACCGGAAACCACGGAAGGCCCGTCCCCGGTCAGCCGTCACTTCACGTTCTGGCTGGATGATGTGTTCCGGGTCCCCGGCACCGGCATCCGGTTCGGTTTCGATCCGCTACTGACCTTCTTCCCAGCCGCCGGTAACGTCGTGGCGACAGCTCTGGGTGGGGTCGTGATCCTCGACGCGGTCCGCCTGCGCACCCCCATCCCGGTGCTCCTCAGAATGCTGGGCAACTATGCGATCAACTGGCTCCTCGGCTCCGTGCCCCTGATCGGCTCTTTCTTCGATGCCCTGTGGCGGTCCAACGTCAAGAATCTTGCCTTGCTGCGCCGCACGATCGAGAATCGTGAGCAGGTGCGCCGGGCGTCCATCAGCTACTGGCTGGTGGCTTTGGCGCTGGTGCTCGGCGTCACGGCGCTGCTGCTGATCATCCCCGTTGTGTTGCTGTTCTGGTTCTTCAACCTGTGGCTTGGAAGGTGA
- the gltX gene encoding glutamate--tRNA ligase produces MALFDKAWAAKTGGSFVLRIEDTDQNRLVEGSEQQIHDTLEWLGLGPDEGPGKGGDFGPYRQSERLDAYRPFVEQLIADGHAYYCWCSSERLTALRKEQDQSKAAKTGYDRLCLGKTREERAKLPGFTDTPVVRMLVPDDAPLTFTDIIRGQVRAPFPDDQVILKADGFPTYHLAVVVDDHLMGITTVVRGEEWISSTPKHLLLYRWLGFPEPQYAHMPLLRNTDKSKISKRRNPAARLMWFREQGYLPEAVRNFLQLLGYPPADDDSEVATFAEFVEHFSWDKVNTTGPVFDVKKLDWLNGHYIRSLGAGELTERIIAFHRERGDWDESIDADVLRQAVPLVSERMTLLGDALPKLGFLFADQVEIEDAARASLPENAAEVLDAGIEVLETVPFDAGSIQAALRARLVDGLGIKPKFAFGPLRVALTGGKVSPPLFESMEILGRDATLARLRSLRETL; encoded by the coding sequence ATGGCGTTGTTCGACAAGGCCTGGGCGGCCAAGACCGGCGGGTCCTTCGTGTTGCGGATCGAGGACACCGATCAGAACCGGCTCGTCGAGGGTAGCGAGCAGCAGATCCACGACACCCTGGAATGGCTCGGGCTGGGTCCTGACGAGGGGCCAGGCAAGGGAGGTGACTTCGGCCCCTACCGGCAGTCGGAGCGTCTCGATGCCTACCGGCCCTTTGTGGAGCAGCTGATCGCCGACGGGCACGCCTACTACTGCTGGTGCTCCTCTGAGCGGCTGACTGCCCTGCGCAAGGAACAGGACCAGAGCAAAGCGGCGAAAACCGGCTACGACCGGCTGTGCCTCGGCAAGACCCGCGAGGAGCGCGCGAAACTTCCTGGTTTCACCGACACTCCTGTTGTGCGCATGCTCGTACCCGACGATGCGCCACTCACGTTCACCGACATCATCCGCGGCCAGGTGCGGGCTCCCTTCCCCGACGACCAGGTGATCCTCAAGGCCGACGGTTTCCCTACCTATCACCTGGCGGTGGTCGTCGATGACCACCTGATGGGCATCACGACGGTGGTGCGTGGTGAGGAGTGGATCAGCTCCACGCCGAAGCATCTGCTGCTCTACCGCTGGCTGGGATTCCCAGAACCGCAGTATGCGCACATGCCGCTGCTGCGCAATACCGATAAGTCGAAGATCTCGAAGCGCCGGAATCCGGCGGCCCGGCTGATGTGGTTCCGCGAGCAGGGCTACTTGCCGGAGGCGGTCCGGAACTTCCTGCAGCTGCTGGGCTATCCGCCGGCTGACGACGACTCCGAGGTTGCGACGTTCGCGGAGTTCGTCGAGCACTTTTCCTGGGACAAGGTCAACACCACGGGACCGGTCTTCGACGTCAAGAAACTCGACTGGCTGAACGGCCACTACATCCGGAGCCTCGGTGCCGGCGAGCTGACCGAGCGCATCATCGCCTTTCACAGGGAGCGTGGTGACTGGGACGAGTCGATCGATGCGGATGTCCTGCGTCAGGCTGTCCCGCTGGTCAGTGAGCGCATGACGCTGCTCGGGGATGCCCTGCCGAAGCTGGGTTTCCTGTTCGCCGACCAGGTGGAGATTGAGGATGCCGCCCGCGCCTCGCTGCCGGAGAATGCCGCAGAGGTTCTCGACGCCGGGATCGAGGTGCTGGAGACGGTTCCTTTCGACGCCGGATCGATTCAGGCCGCGTTGCGCGCCAGGCTGGTGGATGGGCTGGGTATCAAACCGAAGTTCGCCTTTGGGCCGCTGCGTGTCGCCCTGACGGGGGGGAAGGTGTCGCCGCCGCTGTTCGAATCCATGGAGATCCTGGGACGCGATGCCACCCTGGCGCGTCTGAGGTCCTTGCGGGAGACGCTCTGA
- a CDS encoding amino acid ABC transporter ATP-binding protein has protein sequence MTPMLRLSGVEKDYGKVRALNGIDLEVAPGEVIAIVGPSGCGKSTLLRCLNGLEEITGGQIELDGTVITGPGTRWTEVRQRVGMVFQSYELFPHLNVLDNLLLGPRLVQKRNQDQAGEEALRLLTRVGLAEKAKALPRELSGGQKQRVAIVRALMMHPEMLLLDEITASLDPEIVREVLDVVLELAADGMTMLIVTHEMPFARAIADRVVLMDAGRIVEVAPPEKFFIAPETERAKAFLKTFEFDSVHRPGS, from the coding sequence ATGACCCCGATGCTGCGGCTCTCCGGTGTGGAGAAAGACTATGGGAAGGTCCGGGCGCTGAACGGAATCGACCTAGAAGTGGCGCCCGGCGAGGTGATCGCCATAGTCGGCCCGTCCGGCTGCGGCAAGTCGACGCTGCTGCGGTGCCTGAACGGCCTGGAGGAGATCACGGGCGGCCAAATTGAGCTGGACGGCACAGTCATCACCGGACCTGGAACACGCTGGACCGAGGTACGGCAACGTGTCGGGATGGTCTTCCAGAGCTACGAGCTGTTCCCGCACCTCAACGTCCTGGACAACCTCCTGCTGGGACCGCGCCTGGTGCAGAAAAGAAACCAGGACCAGGCCGGGGAGGAGGCGCTAAGGCTCCTGACACGTGTCGGTCTGGCGGAGAAGGCCAAGGCCCTGCCACGTGAGTTGTCTGGAGGCCAGAAACAGCGGGTCGCGATCGTGCGGGCGCTGATGATGCACCCGGAGATGCTGCTTCTCGACGAGATCACCGCATCCCTGGACCCGGAGATCGTCCGCGAGGTCCTGGACGTGGTGCTAGAGCTAGCCGCCGACGGCATGACCATGCTGATCGTCACCCACGAGATGCCGTTCGCGCGCGCCATCGCCGACCGGGTGGTGCTCATGGATGCCGGACGGATAGTCGAGGTCGCCCCGCCGGAGAAGTTCTTCATCGCTCCTGAAACGGAGCGGGCGAAGGCCTTCCTGAAAACCTTTGAGTTCGACTCCGTTCACCGGCCTGGCAGCTGA
- a CDS encoding amino acid ABC transporter permease translates to MQRSGIELLFQGQNLVRLLGGLWVSASIALIAMALSIVLGIGLGIVMTSRNWLVTLLTRSYLEVIRIMPQIVLLFLVFFDLARYLGINLDGQAAAIVVFTLWGTAEMGDLVRAAITSIPRHQYASAQALGLTPWQTQRHVVLPQAARRLLPTTINLTNRMIMTTPLVALIGVVEVLKVGQQIIDSNRFNYPDGALWIYGTVLIMYFVVCFPISWAARRLERKWATT, encoded by the coding sequence GTGCAACGTTCGGGAATTGAGCTGCTGTTCCAGGGGCAGAACCTCGTCCGTCTGCTCGGGGGACTGTGGGTCAGTGCGTCCATCGCCCTGATCGCCATGGCTCTGTCCATCGTTCTCGGCATCGGCCTGGGGATCGTCATGACCTCACGGAACTGGCTGGTCACGCTGCTCACCCGCAGCTACCTGGAGGTCATCCGGATCATGCCGCAGATCGTGCTGCTGTTCCTGGTGTTCTTCGACCTGGCCCGCTACCTCGGGATCAACCTCGACGGGCAGGCCGCCGCCATCGTCGTCTTCACCCTGTGGGGCACGGCCGAGATGGGTGATCTGGTGCGCGCAGCCATCACCTCGATCCCGCGGCACCAGTACGCCAGCGCCCAGGCGCTGGGCTTGACGCCGTGGCAGACACAGCGTCATGTCGTGCTGCCTCAGGCGGCCCGCCGCCTGCTGCCGACCACCATCAACCTGACCAACCGGATGATCATGACCACTCCCCTGGTTGCCCTGATCGGCGTGGTCGAGGTGCTGAAGGTGGGTCAGCAGATCATCGACTCCAACCGTTTCAACTACCCAGACGGTGCCCTCTGGATCTACGGCACCGTGCTGATCATGTATTTCGTCGTCTGCTTCCCCATCTCGTGGGCGGCACGGCGTCTTGAGAGGAAGTGGGCCACCACATGA
- a CDS encoding amino acid ABC transporter permease encodes MNWGIVFRSLPTYAEAALLTVRVALFGIAGALLVGMCCAVAQHFRLPVARQVAAAYIEISRNTPLLVQLFFLYYGLPKLGVRLDQELCAIIGLAFLGGSFMAETLRSGLDSVEPIQLQSSLSLGLTPWQAMRRVVFPQAVAISMPGITANLVFLVKETSVVSIIALPDLVFKAKEQIGSYYQTSEALLLLVVFYLVILLPVSLGAGFLERRLRRATFGN; translated from the coding sequence ATGAACTGGGGCATAGTCTTCAGGTCGCTGCCCACCTACGCAGAGGCAGCGCTGCTCACGGTCCGGGTGGCGCTGTTCGGCATCGCCGGAGCCCTGCTGGTGGGAATGTGCTGCGCCGTCGCACAGCACTTCCGCCTTCCCGTGGCCCGTCAGGTGGCCGCGGCTTACATCGAGATCTCACGCAACACCCCGCTGCTGGTTCAGCTCTTCTTCCTCTACTACGGATTACCGAAACTCGGGGTGAGGCTGGACCAGGAGCTCTGCGCCATCATCGGGCTGGCGTTCCTGGGCGGCAGTTTCATGGCCGAGACACTGCGCAGCGGGCTGGACTCGGTGGAACCGATCCAGCTGCAGTCCTCCCTCAGCCTGGGGCTGACGCCCTGGCAGGCGATGCGCAGGGTGGTGTTCCCGCAGGCTGTCGCGATCAGCATGCCCGGGATCACAGCGAACCTGGTGTTCCTGGTGAAGGAGACCTCGGTGGTGAGCATCATCGCCCTTCCCGACCTAGTGTTCAAGGCGAAGGAGCAGATCGGTTCGTATTACCAGACCTCCGAGGCGCTGCTGCTGCTGGTGGTCTTCTACCTGGTCATCCTGCTGCCCGTCTCGCTGGGCGCCGGTTTCCTGGAAAGGAGGCTGCGACGTGCAACGTTCGGGAATTGA
- a CDS encoding cysteine ABC transporter substrate-binding protein — protein MSISRRHILGGALASLSLALTACSGASPDPSPAGSGNGSSGAAGNGQFRTLEQIKSSGTVRIGVFSDKAPFGYVDTDGKPAGYDVVYAERIGKDLGTQVEYVPVEAASRVEFLQTAKVDIILANFTVTPERKEKVDFANPYMKVALGVVSPDSALVSEASQLSGKKIIVVKGTTAETWLTKNHPELELDKYEQYNDATSALADGRGDAWVTDNTEALAWALASNGFTAGITNLGDPDSIAGAVTKGNETLLAWLNEQLITLGKEQFFHTDFEQTLRPVYGDSASVDELVVEGGQL, from the coding sequence ATGTCCATCTCCCGTCGTCACATCCTTGGTGGCGCACTCGCGTCGCTGTCCCTGGCTCTCACGGCATGCTCCGGCGCCTCCCCAGACCCATCCCCTGCGGGTTCAGGGAACGGCAGTTCCGGCGCGGCCGGCAACGGGCAGTTCCGCACCCTGGAGCAGATCAAGTCCTCCGGGACCGTCCGGATCGGAGTCTTCAGCGACAAGGCCCCCTTCGGCTACGTCGACACCGACGGCAAACCCGCGGGCTACGACGTGGTCTATGCGGAACGAATCGGCAAAGACCTCGGGACGCAGGTGGAGTACGTACCCGTCGAGGCTGCCTCCCGGGTCGAGTTCCTGCAGACCGCGAAGGTGGACATCATCCTGGCGAACTTCACCGTCACACCAGAGCGCAAGGAGAAGGTGGATTTCGCCAACCCCTACATGAAGGTGGCACTCGGTGTCGTCTCCCCCGACTCTGCCCTGGTCAGCGAGGCATCGCAGCTGTCCGGCAAGAAAATCATCGTGGTCAAGGGCACCACAGCCGAGACCTGGCTGACCAAGAACCATCCGGAGCTGGAACTGGACAAGTACGAGCAGTACAACGACGCCACCAGCGCCCTCGCTGACGGACGTGGTGATGCCTGGGTCACCGACAACACCGAGGCCCTGGCCTGGGCGCTCGCCAGCAACGGGTTCACCGCGGGCATCACGAACCTCGGCGATCCCGACTCCATCGCCGGTGCCGTTACCAAGGGCAACGAGACGCTGCTGGCCTGGCTCAACGAGCAGCTGATCACTCTCGGCAAGGAGCAGTTCTTCCACACCGACTTCGAGCAGACGCTGCGCCCTGTCTATGGCGACTCGGCCTCTGTGGACGAATTGGTGGTCGAGGGAGGCCAGCTCTGA
- a CDS encoding MarR family winged helix-turn-helix transcriptional regulator, producing the protein MIFIAIEVFMGMHAVGQRTTKAAILALRRLNAAFATSNRAVGAKLGIKDSDLAILDCVNQEGPQTPTELARRTRTHIATMTGILARLERDGWIERRHTNTDRRSVQIHAIAIHRLTDTYARANERLNRLLGSWDPDQLKTLIDFLTDASSIVTECADHIAQEPVASKTHR; encoded by the coding sequence ATGATTTTCATCGCAATCGAGGTTTTCATGGGCATGCATGCGGTAGGCCAACGGACGACGAAGGCAGCCATCTTGGCCCTACGCCGGCTAAATGCTGCATTCGCAACCAGTAACCGGGCAGTGGGCGCAAAGCTTGGAATCAAGGACAGCGACTTAGCCATCCTCGACTGCGTCAACCAGGAGGGCCCACAGACCCCTACTGAGCTGGCCCGCCGGACCCGGACCCACATCGCGACGATGACTGGGATTCTCGCGAGGCTAGAACGTGATGGTTGGATCGAGCGACGCCACACCAACACGGACCGGCGCTCCGTACAGATTCATGCAATAGCAATACATCGTCTCACTGACACATATGCGAGAGCCAATGAGAGACTCAACCGTCTCTTAGGGTCCTGGGACCCCGATCAGCTGAAGACGTTGATCGACTTCCTCACAGATGCCAGCAGCATTGTTACTGAATGTGCTGACCACATCGCCCAGGAGCCTGTGGCATCAAAGACGCACAGGTGA
- a CDS encoding NADP-dependent oxidoreductase, which translates to MSRAVQYRKFGGPGILQMAEVADPAPSGGEVRVAVKAVGLNPVDAKIFGGDIRLKILESIQCLTHPVRWFGSPRFPRGVARDFAGCVDAVGPYVQGFEIGQPVLGTLRSAPGLGNTKGALADKLIASVDDVVNKPESISFEVAASLGVAAQTVGGAFRQLDLNNGDVIVISAASGGMGSLASQIAIHRGATVIGIAGKRNTDYLRSLGAIPVSYGEDLKSRILAMTPRAVTKFLDCYGGGYVKLGFALGLPGHAIGTLIPSPGAIIRGAQFTGSRHAQPGDLPEITGLVADGAAKVALAQVYPFTIESVREAYTELNAGHVRGKLVVSLSR; encoded by the coding sequence ATGAGTCGAGCCGTCCAGTACCGGAAATTTGGTGGCCCTGGGATCCTGCAAATGGCTGAGGTCGCTGATCCGGCTCCGAGTGGCGGAGAAGTTCGTGTCGCTGTCAAGGCAGTGGGCCTCAACCCGGTGGATGCGAAGATATTTGGCGGAGACATACGTCTCAAAATTCTTGAATCTATCCAGTGCCTCACTCATCCGGTCCGCTGGTTCGGGTCTCCACGGTTTCCCCGCGGGGTGGCGCGCGATTTCGCCGGTTGCGTCGATGCTGTCGGGCCGTATGTACAAGGCTTCGAGATCGGTCAACCTGTTCTGGGGACATTGAGGAGTGCGCCAGGCCTTGGGAACACAAAGGGTGCACTGGCTGACAAGCTGATCGCTTCGGTCGATGACGTCGTGAACAAGCCTGAATCAATCAGTTTCGAGGTGGCCGCCTCTCTGGGTGTGGCCGCACAGACTGTCGGTGGGGCGTTCCGCCAGCTTGACCTAAACAATGGCGACGTCATTGTCATCAGCGCCGCATCGGGCGGGATGGGTTCTCTCGCGTCGCAGATCGCCATACACCGAGGTGCGACGGTGATCGGGATTGCTGGGAAACGCAATACTGATTACCTGCGTTCTCTAGGTGCTATTCCTGTTTCCTATGGCGAAGATTTGAAATCCCGGATTCTTGCCATGACGCCGCGTGCCGTCACCAAATTCCTGGATTGCTACGGAGGTGGATATGTCAAACTGGGGTTCGCCTTGGGCTTGCCTGGCCACGCCATCGGTACGCTGATTCCCTCGCCAGGTGCCATCATCAGGGGAGCCCAGTTCACAGGTTCGCGGCATGCTCAACCGGGTGATCTTCCTGAGATTACCGGCTTGGTTGCAGACGGCGCCGCAAAGGTGGCGCTGGCTCAGGTGTACCCCTTCACGATCGAGTCCGTGCGTGAGGCTTATACCGAGCTGAACGCGGGTCACGTACGGGGCAAGCTTGTGGTCTCCCTATCCAGATGA